Proteins from a genomic interval of Betta splendens chromosome 10, fBetSpl5.4, whole genome shotgun sequence:
- the ints6l gene encoding integrator complex subunit 6 isoform X2, producing the protein MPILLFLLDTSASMNQRTYLGTTYLDVAKGAVEIFMKLRARDPASRGDRYMLVTFDDPPYGVKAGWKENHATFMCELKNLQASGLTTLGHALRTAFDLLNLNRLVSGIDNYGQGRNPFFLEPSVIITITDGNKLTHSSGVPDELHLPLNSPLAGSELTKEPFRWDQRLFALVLRLPGAATPDNEQLGSVPTDESAITQMCEVTGGRSYCVRTQRMLNQCLESLVQKVQSGVVINFEKTGPDPPLIGDDTSVDSGRPVSSFSPQLWHSCHKLIYVRPNPKTGVPVGHWPIPESFWPDQNSPTLPPRTAHPVVRFSCGDCEPMVIDKLPFDKYELEPSPLTQYILERKSPHMCWQVFVSSSGKQNDLGHPFGYLKASTALTCVNLFVMPYNYPVLLPLLDDLFKVHKLKPNLKWRQAFEMYLKTMPPYYVLPLKKALRMMGAPNLIADSMDCGLSYSVISYLKKLSQQAKMESDRSIVSVGKKAPQETGIKVKNHSSALSLAHRRDFRQLLQGITGEVPLRPMDINFKEFAGFQIALLNKDVKPQAYRNAYDIPRRNLLDQLTRMRSNLLRTSQKLIRGQDEDYLHSIPVAQMGNYQEYLKMMPSPLREIDPDQPKRLHTFGNPFKQDKKGMMIDEADEFVAGPQNKKRANSSDSNLGSYMKRRRSMSPLLRRPQTPPGNNNHVVGKSAAGVQGQQNLIKPIPQYKGGDSNSLVAIETNGDVVVGPDSVEIWAVEMDPLSETPSPVTLEEKPDLGAVDREEDHNFKEERLVEDHSEEQPLEEKSICERLSPQCPLEGTESDPAALETIFIAPLDGNQAELRTRVIKEVRKPGRNYEAILRLLQQVKGTLDVQRYFIQHAIKEAVRFKKRVLIQQLETALAELEAKHETCSQITNDHGR; encoded by the exons atgccTATTTTACTTTTCCTGTTAGACACGTCCGCCTCTATGAATCAGCGCACTTATTTGGGTACGACGTATCTGGACGTTGCTAAAGGCGCGGTTGAGATCTTTATGAAG CTGCGTGCCCGAGACCCGGCTAGTAGAGGCGACAGGTACATGCTAGTTACATTCGATGATCCACCATACGGAGTGAAG GCAGGCTGGAAGGAAAATCATGCCACTTTCATGTGTGAGCTGAAGAATCTGCAGGCATCCGGTTTGACTACACTAGGTCATGCTCTCCGCACAGCCTTTGACCTGCTGAACCTCAATCGTCTGGTCTCCGGCATCGACAATTATGGACAG GGCCGTAACCCCTTCTTCCTTGAACCATCTGTGATTATCACCATCACTGATGGTAACAAGCTTACACACAGCTCTGGGGTGCCAGACGAG CTGCACTTGCCTCTGAACTCTCCTTTGGCAGGCAGTGAACTGACCAAAGAGCCTTTTCGCTGGGACCAGCGTTTGTTTGCACTGGTGCTGAGGCTGCCAGGAGCAGCCACACCAGACAACGAGCAGCTGGGTAGCGTCCCCACGGATGAGTCTGCTATCACCCAAATGTGTGAAGTCACTGGAG GGCGCTCATACTGTGTTCGAACACAACGGATGTTAAACCAGTGTTTGGAATCTCTGGTTCAAAAGGTTCAAAGCGGCGTTGTCATTAATTTTGAAAAGACAGGACCAGATCCACCTCTTATTGGGGATG ATACCTCTGTAGATTCGGGTCGACCTGTGTCATCGTTCAGCCCACAGCTGTGGCACAGTTGCCACAAACTCATCTATGTGCGACCAAACCCAAAGACCGGGGTGCCAGTCGGGCATTGGCCCATACCGGAGTCCTTCTGGCCGGACCAAAATTCTCCTACACTG CCGCCCCGCACTGCTCATCCCGTTGTGCGTTTCTCTTGTGGGGACTGTGAGCCCATGGTGATAGATAAGCTACCCTTTGACAAGTACGAGCTGGAGCCCTCTCCACTAACACAGTACATCCTGGAAAGGAAGTCACCACACATGTGCTGGCAG GTCTTTGTTAGCAGCAGCGGGAAACAAAATGACTTGGGACATCCATTTGGTTACCTTAAAGCCAGCACCGCTCTCACCTGTGTCAACCTGTTTGTCATGCCTTACAACTACCCAGTACTGCTCCCACTCCTCG ATGACTTGTTTAAAGTGCACAAACTAAAACCAAACCTCAAGTGGCGACAAGCCTTCGAGATGTACCTGAAAACAATGCCTCCATACTATGTCTTG CCCTTAAAAAAAGCATTAAGGATGATGGGTGCACCTAATCTTATTGCAGACTCCATGGACTGTGGCCTAAGTTACAGTGTCATCTCATATCTAAAGAAGCTTAGCCAGCAG GCGAAGATGGAATCTGACCGTTCAATCGTGTCTGTCGGTAAGAAGGCTCCTCAAGAAACTGGCATAAAGGTGAAGAACCACTCCAGCGCTCTCTCTCTGGCCCACCGGCGTGATTttaggcagctgctgcagggaatCACGGGGGAGGTCCCTTTGCGCCCAATGGACATTAACTTTAAGGAGTTTGCTGGCTTTCAGATCGCCCTACTCAACAAG GATGTAAAACCTCAAGCTTATCGAAATGCCTACGACATCCCACGACGCAACCTTCTGGATCAGTTAACCCGAATGCGTTCCAATTTGTTGAGGACCTCACAAAAGCTGATTCGAGGCCAAGATGAAG ACTATCTGCACAGTATCCCAGTGGCTCAGATGGGAAACTATCAAGAGTACCTAAAAATGATGCCGTCTCCACTGAGAGAGATTGACCCTGACCAACCTAAGCGCCTGCACACTTTTGGGAATCCTTTCAAGCAGGATAAGAAG GGGATGATGATTGATGAGGCCGATGAATTTGTAGCAGGCCCTCAAAACAAAAAACGAGCGAATTCCAGTGATTCCAACTTAGGCTCTTATATGAAAAGAAGGCGGAGCATGTCTCCGTTGCTGCGGCGGCCACAGACTCCGCCAGGGAACAACAACCATGTGGTGGGAAAGAGTGCAGCAGGGGTTCAAGGGCAGCAGAACCTCATTAAACCCATCCCACAGTACAAAG GAGGTGACAGCAACAGTCTAGTGGCAATTGAGACCAATGGCGATGTGGTTGTTGGGCCTGACTCTGTGGAGATCTGGGCTGTTGAGATGGACCCTTTATCAGAAACCCCATCTCCAGTTACCCTGGAGGAGAAACCAGATTTGGGAGCAGTGGATCGGGAGGAGGACCACAACTTCAAGGAGGAGAGACTAGTGGAAGATCATTCAGAAGAACAACCACTGGAGGAGAAATCCATCTGTGAACGGCTGAGTCCACAGTGTCCACTTGAGGGTACGGAATCTGATCCCGCAGCGCTTGAGACCATATTCATAGCCCCACTAGATGGCAACCAAGCAGAACTGCGGACACGTGTCATTAAGGAGGTTCGAAAACCAGGACGAA ACTATGAGGCAATACTCAGACTACTGCAACAAGTAAAAGGGACACTTGATGTTCAGAGGTACTTCATCCAACATGCCATCAAAGAGGCTGTCAG GTTTAAGAAGCGGGTACtgatccagcagctggagactgcCCTCGCTGAGTTGGAGGCAAAGCATGAAACATGTTCACAGATTACAAATGATCATGGCAGATAG
- the ints6l gene encoding integrator complex subunit 6 isoform X1: protein MPILLFLLDTSASMNQRTYLGTTYLDVAKGAVEIFMKLRARDPASRGDRYMLVTFDDPPYGVKAGWKENHATFMCELKNLQASGLTTLGHALRTAFDLLNLNRLVSGIDNYGQGRNPFFLEPSVIITITDGNKLTHSSGVPDEVRKNPLTAPLLHLPLNSPLAGSELTKEPFRWDQRLFALVLRLPGAATPDNEQLGSVPTDESAITQMCEVTGGRSYCVRTQRMLNQCLESLVQKVQSGVVINFEKTGPDPPLIGDDTSVDSGRPVSSFSPQLWHSCHKLIYVRPNPKTGVPVGHWPIPESFWPDQNSPTLPPRTAHPVVRFSCGDCEPMVIDKLPFDKYELEPSPLTQYILERKSPHMCWQVFVSSSGKQNDLGHPFGYLKASTALTCVNLFVMPYNYPVLLPLLDDLFKVHKLKPNLKWRQAFEMYLKTMPPYYVLPLKKALRMMGAPNLIADSMDCGLSYSVISYLKKLSQQAKMESDRSIVSVGKKAPQETGIKVKNHSSALSLAHRRDFRQLLQGITGEVPLRPMDINFKEFAGFQIALLNKDVKPQAYRNAYDIPRRNLLDQLTRMRSNLLRTSQKLIRGQDEDYLHSIPVAQMGNYQEYLKMMPSPLREIDPDQPKRLHTFGNPFKQDKKGMMIDEADEFVAGPQNKKRANSSDSNLGSYMKRRRSMSPLLRRPQTPPGNNNHVVGKSAAGVQGQQNLIKPIPQYKGGDSNSLVAIETNGDVVVGPDSVEIWAVEMDPLSETPSPVTLEEKPDLGAVDREEDHNFKEERLVEDHSEEQPLEEKSICERLSPQCPLEGTESDPAALETIFIAPLDGNQAELRTRVIKEVRKPGRNYEAILRLLQQVKGTLDVQRYFIQHAIKEAVRFKKRVLIQQLETALAELEAKHETCSQITNDHGR from the exons atgccTATTTTACTTTTCCTGTTAGACACGTCCGCCTCTATGAATCAGCGCACTTATTTGGGTACGACGTATCTGGACGTTGCTAAAGGCGCGGTTGAGATCTTTATGAAG CTGCGTGCCCGAGACCCGGCTAGTAGAGGCGACAGGTACATGCTAGTTACATTCGATGATCCACCATACGGAGTGAAG GCAGGCTGGAAGGAAAATCATGCCACTTTCATGTGTGAGCTGAAGAATCTGCAGGCATCCGGTTTGACTACACTAGGTCATGCTCTCCGCACAGCCTTTGACCTGCTGAACCTCAATCGTCTGGTCTCCGGCATCGACAATTATGGACAG GGCCGTAACCCCTTCTTCCTTGAACCATCTGTGATTATCACCATCACTGATGGTAACAAGCTTACACACAGCTCTGGGGTGCCAGACGAGGTGAGAAAGAATCCACTTACTGCACCACTG CTGCACTTGCCTCTGAACTCTCCTTTGGCAGGCAGTGAACTGACCAAAGAGCCTTTTCGCTGGGACCAGCGTTTGTTTGCACTGGTGCTGAGGCTGCCAGGAGCAGCCACACCAGACAACGAGCAGCTGGGTAGCGTCCCCACGGATGAGTCTGCTATCACCCAAATGTGTGAAGTCACTGGAG GGCGCTCATACTGTGTTCGAACACAACGGATGTTAAACCAGTGTTTGGAATCTCTGGTTCAAAAGGTTCAAAGCGGCGTTGTCATTAATTTTGAAAAGACAGGACCAGATCCACCTCTTATTGGGGATG ATACCTCTGTAGATTCGGGTCGACCTGTGTCATCGTTCAGCCCACAGCTGTGGCACAGTTGCCACAAACTCATCTATGTGCGACCAAACCCAAAGACCGGGGTGCCAGTCGGGCATTGGCCCATACCGGAGTCCTTCTGGCCGGACCAAAATTCTCCTACACTG CCGCCCCGCACTGCTCATCCCGTTGTGCGTTTCTCTTGTGGGGACTGTGAGCCCATGGTGATAGATAAGCTACCCTTTGACAAGTACGAGCTGGAGCCCTCTCCACTAACACAGTACATCCTGGAAAGGAAGTCACCACACATGTGCTGGCAG GTCTTTGTTAGCAGCAGCGGGAAACAAAATGACTTGGGACATCCATTTGGTTACCTTAAAGCCAGCACCGCTCTCACCTGTGTCAACCTGTTTGTCATGCCTTACAACTACCCAGTACTGCTCCCACTCCTCG ATGACTTGTTTAAAGTGCACAAACTAAAACCAAACCTCAAGTGGCGACAAGCCTTCGAGATGTACCTGAAAACAATGCCTCCATACTATGTCTTG CCCTTAAAAAAAGCATTAAGGATGATGGGTGCACCTAATCTTATTGCAGACTCCATGGACTGTGGCCTAAGTTACAGTGTCATCTCATATCTAAAGAAGCTTAGCCAGCAG GCGAAGATGGAATCTGACCGTTCAATCGTGTCTGTCGGTAAGAAGGCTCCTCAAGAAACTGGCATAAAGGTGAAGAACCACTCCAGCGCTCTCTCTCTGGCCCACCGGCGTGATTttaggcagctgctgcagggaatCACGGGGGAGGTCCCTTTGCGCCCAATGGACATTAACTTTAAGGAGTTTGCTGGCTTTCAGATCGCCCTACTCAACAAG GATGTAAAACCTCAAGCTTATCGAAATGCCTACGACATCCCACGACGCAACCTTCTGGATCAGTTAACCCGAATGCGTTCCAATTTGTTGAGGACCTCACAAAAGCTGATTCGAGGCCAAGATGAAG ACTATCTGCACAGTATCCCAGTGGCTCAGATGGGAAACTATCAAGAGTACCTAAAAATGATGCCGTCTCCACTGAGAGAGATTGACCCTGACCAACCTAAGCGCCTGCACACTTTTGGGAATCCTTTCAAGCAGGATAAGAAG GGGATGATGATTGATGAGGCCGATGAATTTGTAGCAGGCCCTCAAAACAAAAAACGAGCGAATTCCAGTGATTCCAACTTAGGCTCTTATATGAAAAGAAGGCGGAGCATGTCTCCGTTGCTGCGGCGGCCACAGACTCCGCCAGGGAACAACAACCATGTGGTGGGAAAGAGTGCAGCAGGGGTTCAAGGGCAGCAGAACCTCATTAAACCCATCCCACAGTACAAAG GAGGTGACAGCAACAGTCTAGTGGCAATTGAGACCAATGGCGATGTGGTTGTTGGGCCTGACTCTGTGGAGATCTGGGCTGTTGAGATGGACCCTTTATCAGAAACCCCATCTCCAGTTACCCTGGAGGAGAAACCAGATTTGGGAGCAGTGGATCGGGAGGAGGACCACAACTTCAAGGAGGAGAGACTAGTGGAAGATCATTCAGAAGAACAACCACTGGAGGAGAAATCCATCTGTGAACGGCTGAGTCCACAGTGTCCACTTGAGGGTACGGAATCTGATCCCGCAGCGCTTGAGACCATATTCATAGCCCCACTAGATGGCAACCAAGCAGAACTGCGGACACGTGTCATTAAGGAGGTTCGAAAACCAGGACGAA ACTATGAGGCAATACTCAGACTACTGCAACAAGTAAAAGGGACACTTGATGTTCAGAGGTACTTCATCCAACATGCCATCAAAGAGGCTGTCAG GTTTAAGAAGCGGGTACtgatccagcagctggagactgcCCTCGCTGAGTTGGAGGCAAAGCATGAAACATGTTCACAGATTACAAATGATCATGGCAGATAG
- the ints6l gene encoding integrator complex subunit 6 isoform X4, producing MISYRNPKIYSCTGLIQSIHTDFGPAGWKENHATFMCELKNLQASGLTTLGHALRTAFDLLNLNRLVSGIDNYGQGRNPFFLEPSVIITITDGNKLTHSSGVPDEVRKNPLTAPLLHLPLNSPLAGSELTKEPFRWDQRLFALVLRLPGAATPDNEQLGSVPTDESAITQMCEVTGGRSYCVRTQRMLNQCLESLVQKVQSGVVINFEKTGPDPPLIGDDTSVDSGRPVSSFSPQLWHSCHKLIYVRPNPKTGVPVGHWPIPESFWPDQNSPTLPPRTAHPVVRFSCGDCEPMVIDKLPFDKYELEPSPLTQYILERKSPHMCWQVFVSSSGKQNDLGHPFGYLKASTALTCVNLFVMPYNYPVLLPLLDDLFKVHKLKPNLKWRQAFEMYLKTMPPYYVLPLKKALRMMGAPNLIADSMDCGLSYSVISYLKKLSQQAKMESDRSIVSVGKKAPQETGIKVKNHSSALSLAHRRDFRQLLQGITGEVPLRPMDINFKEFAGFQIALLNKDVKPQAYRNAYDIPRRNLLDQLTRMRSNLLRTSQKLIRGQDEDYLHSIPVAQMGNYQEYLKMMPSPLREIDPDQPKRLHTFGNPFKQDKKGMMIDEADEFVAGPQNKKRANSSDSNLGSYMKRRRSMSPLLRRPQTPPGNNNHVVGKSAAGVQGQQNLIKPIPQYKGGDSNSLVAIETNGDVVVGPDSVEIWAVEMDPLSETPSPVTLEEKPDLGAVDREEDHNFKEERLVEDHSEEQPLEEKSICERLSPQCPLEGTESDPAALETIFIAPLDGNQAELRTRVIKEVRKPGRNYEAILRLLQQVKGTLDVQRYFIQHAIKEAVRFKKRVLIQQLETALAELEAKHETCSQITNDHGR from the exons ATGATATCCTATCGTAATCCAAAAATCTACTCATGCACTGGCCTGATTCAGAGCATACACACCGACTTTGGCCCG GCAGGCTGGAAGGAAAATCATGCCACTTTCATGTGTGAGCTGAAGAATCTGCAGGCATCCGGTTTGACTACACTAGGTCATGCTCTCCGCACAGCCTTTGACCTGCTGAACCTCAATCGTCTGGTCTCCGGCATCGACAATTATGGACAG GGCCGTAACCCCTTCTTCCTTGAACCATCTGTGATTATCACCATCACTGATGGTAACAAGCTTACACACAGCTCTGGGGTGCCAGACGAGGTGAGAAAGAATCCACTTACTGCACCACTG CTGCACTTGCCTCTGAACTCTCCTTTGGCAGGCAGTGAACTGACCAAAGAGCCTTTTCGCTGGGACCAGCGTTTGTTTGCACTGGTGCTGAGGCTGCCAGGAGCAGCCACACCAGACAACGAGCAGCTGGGTAGCGTCCCCACGGATGAGTCTGCTATCACCCAAATGTGTGAAGTCACTGGAG GGCGCTCATACTGTGTTCGAACACAACGGATGTTAAACCAGTGTTTGGAATCTCTGGTTCAAAAGGTTCAAAGCGGCGTTGTCATTAATTTTGAAAAGACAGGACCAGATCCACCTCTTATTGGGGATG ATACCTCTGTAGATTCGGGTCGACCTGTGTCATCGTTCAGCCCACAGCTGTGGCACAGTTGCCACAAACTCATCTATGTGCGACCAAACCCAAAGACCGGGGTGCCAGTCGGGCATTGGCCCATACCGGAGTCCTTCTGGCCGGACCAAAATTCTCCTACACTG CCGCCCCGCACTGCTCATCCCGTTGTGCGTTTCTCTTGTGGGGACTGTGAGCCCATGGTGATAGATAAGCTACCCTTTGACAAGTACGAGCTGGAGCCCTCTCCACTAACACAGTACATCCTGGAAAGGAAGTCACCACACATGTGCTGGCAG GTCTTTGTTAGCAGCAGCGGGAAACAAAATGACTTGGGACATCCATTTGGTTACCTTAAAGCCAGCACCGCTCTCACCTGTGTCAACCTGTTTGTCATGCCTTACAACTACCCAGTACTGCTCCCACTCCTCG ATGACTTGTTTAAAGTGCACAAACTAAAACCAAACCTCAAGTGGCGACAAGCCTTCGAGATGTACCTGAAAACAATGCCTCCATACTATGTCTTG CCCTTAAAAAAAGCATTAAGGATGATGGGTGCACCTAATCTTATTGCAGACTCCATGGACTGTGGCCTAAGTTACAGTGTCATCTCATATCTAAAGAAGCTTAGCCAGCAG GCGAAGATGGAATCTGACCGTTCAATCGTGTCTGTCGGTAAGAAGGCTCCTCAAGAAACTGGCATAAAGGTGAAGAACCACTCCAGCGCTCTCTCTCTGGCCCACCGGCGTGATTttaggcagctgctgcagggaatCACGGGGGAGGTCCCTTTGCGCCCAATGGACATTAACTTTAAGGAGTTTGCTGGCTTTCAGATCGCCCTACTCAACAAG GATGTAAAACCTCAAGCTTATCGAAATGCCTACGACATCCCACGACGCAACCTTCTGGATCAGTTAACCCGAATGCGTTCCAATTTGTTGAGGACCTCACAAAAGCTGATTCGAGGCCAAGATGAAG ACTATCTGCACAGTATCCCAGTGGCTCAGATGGGAAACTATCAAGAGTACCTAAAAATGATGCCGTCTCCACTGAGAGAGATTGACCCTGACCAACCTAAGCGCCTGCACACTTTTGGGAATCCTTTCAAGCAGGATAAGAAG GGGATGATGATTGATGAGGCCGATGAATTTGTAGCAGGCCCTCAAAACAAAAAACGAGCGAATTCCAGTGATTCCAACTTAGGCTCTTATATGAAAAGAAGGCGGAGCATGTCTCCGTTGCTGCGGCGGCCACAGACTCCGCCAGGGAACAACAACCATGTGGTGGGAAAGAGTGCAGCAGGGGTTCAAGGGCAGCAGAACCTCATTAAACCCATCCCACAGTACAAAG GAGGTGACAGCAACAGTCTAGTGGCAATTGAGACCAATGGCGATGTGGTTGTTGGGCCTGACTCTGTGGAGATCTGGGCTGTTGAGATGGACCCTTTATCAGAAACCCCATCTCCAGTTACCCTGGAGGAGAAACCAGATTTGGGAGCAGTGGATCGGGAGGAGGACCACAACTTCAAGGAGGAGAGACTAGTGGAAGATCATTCAGAAGAACAACCACTGGAGGAGAAATCCATCTGTGAACGGCTGAGTCCACAGTGTCCACTTGAGGGTACGGAATCTGATCCCGCAGCGCTTGAGACCATATTCATAGCCCCACTAGATGGCAACCAAGCAGAACTGCGGACACGTGTCATTAAGGAGGTTCGAAAACCAGGACGAA ACTATGAGGCAATACTCAGACTACTGCAACAAGTAAAAGGGACACTTGATGTTCAGAGGTACTTCATCCAACATGCCATCAAAGAGGCTGTCAG GTTTAAGAAGCGGGTACtgatccagcagctggagactgcCCTCGCTGAGTTGGAGGCAAAGCATGAAACATGTTCACAGATTACAAATGATCATGGCAGATAG
- the ints6l gene encoding integrator complex subunit 6 isoform X3, with the protein MVLFFFVGPYWFVALHHGSSLLPCVAACCAAHSSHSHVFQAGWKENHATFMCELKNLQASGLTTLGHALRTAFDLLNLNRLVSGIDNYGQGRNPFFLEPSVIITITDGNKLTHSSGVPDEVRKNPLTAPLLHLPLNSPLAGSELTKEPFRWDQRLFALVLRLPGAATPDNEQLGSVPTDESAITQMCEVTGGRSYCVRTQRMLNQCLESLVQKVQSGVVINFEKTGPDPPLIGDDTSVDSGRPVSSFSPQLWHSCHKLIYVRPNPKTGVPVGHWPIPESFWPDQNSPTLPPRTAHPVVRFSCGDCEPMVIDKLPFDKYELEPSPLTQYILERKSPHMCWQVFVSSSGKQNDLGHPFGYLKASTALTCVNLFVMPYNYPVLLPLLDDLFKVHKLKPNLKWRQAFEMYLKTMPPYYVLPLKKALRMMGAPNLIADSMDCGLSYSVISYLKKLSQQAKMESDRSIVSVGKKAPQETGIKVKNHSSALSLAHRRDFRQLLQGITGEVPLRPMDINFKEFAGFQIALLNKDVKPQAYRNAYDIPRRNLLDQLTRMRSNLLRTSQKLIRGQDEDYLHSIPVAQMGNYQEYLKMMPSPLREIDPDQPKRLHTFGNPFKQDKKGMMIDEADEFVAGPQNKKRANSSDSNLGSYMKRRRSMSPLLRRPQTPPGNNNHVVGKSAAGVQGQQNLIKPIPQYKGGDSNSLVAIETNGDVVVGPDSVEIWAVEMDPLSETPSPVTLEEKPDLGAVDREEDHNFKEERLVEDHSEEQPLEEKSICERLSPQCPLEGTESDPAALETIFIAPLDGNQAELRTRVIKEVRKPGRNYEAILRLLQQVKGTLDVQRYFIQHAIKEAVRFKKRVLIQQLETALAELEAKHETCSQITNDHGR; encoded by the exons ATggttctgtttttctttgtgggtCCATACTGGTTTGTGGCTCTTCACCATGGATCGTCTCTGCTACCATGTGTTGCTGCTTGCTGTGCAGCGCACTCATCACACTCTCATGTATTTCAGGCAGGCTGGAAGGAAAATCATGCCACTTTCATGTGTGAGCTGAAGAATCTGCAGGCATCCGGTTTGACTACACTAGGTCATGCTCTCCGCACAGCCTTTGACCTGCTGAACCTCAATCGTCTGGTCTCCGGCATCGACAATTATGGACAG GGCCGTAACCCCTTCTTCCTTGAACCATCTGTGATTATCACCATCACTGATGGTAACAAGCTTACACACAGCTCTGGGGTGCCAGACGAGGTGAGAAAGAATCCACTTACTGCACCACTG CTGCACTTGCCTCTGAACTCTCCTTTGGCAGGCAGTGAACTGACCAAAGAGCCTTTTCGCTGGGACCAGCGTTTGTTTGCACTGGTGCTGAGGCTGCCAGGAGCAGCCACACCAGACAACGAGCAGCTGGGTAGCGTCCCCACGGATGAGTCTGCTATCACCCAAATGTGTGAAGTCACTGGAG GGCGCTCATACTGTGTTCGAACACAACGGATGTTAAACCAGTGTTTGGAATCTCTGGTTCAAAAGGTTCAAAGCGGCGTTGTCATTAATTTTGAAAAGACAGGACCAGATCCACCTCTTATTGGGGATG ATACCTCTGTAGATTCGGGTCGACCTGTGTCATCGTTCAGCCCACAGCTGTGGCACAGTTGCCACAAACTCATCTATGTGCGACCAAACCCAAAGACCGGGGTGCCAGTCGGGCATTGGCCCATACCGGAGTCCTTCTGGCCGGACCAAAATTCTCCTACACTG CCGCCCCGCACTGCTCATCCCGTTGTGCGTTTCTCTTGTGGGGACTGTGAGCCCATGGTGATAGATAAGCTACCCTTTGACAAGTACGAGCTGGAGCCCTCTCCACTAACACAGTACATCCTGGAAAGGAAGTCACCACACATGTGCTGGCAG GTCTTTGTTAGCAGCAGCGGGAAACAAAATGACTTGGGACATCCATTTGGTTACCTTAAAGCCAGCACCGCTCTCACCTGTGTCAACCTGTTTGTCATGCCTTACAACTACCCAGTACTGCTCCCACTCCTCG ATGACTTGTTTAAAGTGCACAAACTAAAACCAAACCTCAAGTGGCGACAAGCCTTCGAGATGTACCTGAAAACAATGCCTCCATACTATGTCTTG CCCTTAAAAAAAGCATTAAGGATGATGGGTGCACCTAATCTTATTGCAGACTCCATGGACTGTGGCCTAAGTTACAGTGTCATCTCATATCTAAAGAAGCTTAGCCAGCAG GCGAAGATGGAATCTGACCGTTCAATCGTGTCTGTCGGTAAGAAGGCTCCTCAAGAAACTGGCATAAAGGTGAAGAACCACTCCAGCGCTCTCTCTCTGGCCCACCGGCGTGATTttaggcagctgctgcagggaatCACGGGGGAGGTCCCTTTGCGCCCAATGGACATTAACTTTAAGGAGTTTGCTGGCTTTCAGATCGCCCTACTCAACAAG GATGTAAAACCTCAAGCTTATCGAAATGCCTACGACATCCCACGACGCAACCTTCTGGATCAGTTAACCCGAATGCGTTCCAATTTGTTGAGGACCTCACAAAAGCTGATTCGAGGCCAAGATGAAG ACTATCTGCACAGTATCCCAGTGGCTCAGATGGGAAACTATCAAGAGTACCTAAAAATGATGCCGTCTCCACTGAGAGAGATTGACCCTGACCAACCTAAGCGCCTGCACACTTTTGGGAATCCTTTCAAGCAGGATAAGAAG GGGATGATGATTGATGAGGCCGATGAATTTGTAGCAGGCCCTCAAAACAAAAAACGAGCGAATTCCAGTGATTCCAACTTAGGCTCTTATATGAAAAGAAGGCGGAGCATGTCTCCGTTGCTGCGGCGGCCACAGACTCCGCCAGGGAACAACAACCATGTGGTGGGAAAGAGTGCAGCAGGGGTTCAAGGGCAGCAGAACCTCATTAAACCCATCCCACAGTACAAAG GAGGTGACAGCAACAGTCTAGTGGCAATTGAGACCAATGGCGATGTGGTTGTTGGGCCTGACTCTGTGGAGATCTGGGCTGTTGAGATGGACCCTTTATCAGAAACCCCATCTCCAGTTACCCTGGAGGAGAAACCAGATTTGGGAGCAGTGGATCGGGAGGAGGACCACAACTTCAAGGAGGAGAGACTAGTGGAAGATCATTCAGAAGAACAACCACTGGAGGAGAAATCCATCTGTGAACGGCTGAGTCCACAGTGTCCACTTGAGGGTACGGAATCTGATCCCGCAGCGCTTGAGACCATATTCATAGCCCCACTAGATGGCAACCAAGCAGAACTGCGGACACGTGTCATTAAGGAGGTTCGAAAACCAGGACGAA ACTATGAGGCAATACTCAGACTACTGCAACAAGTAAAAGGGACACTTGATGTTCAGAGGTACTTCATCCAACATGCCATCAAAGAGGCTGTCAG GTTTAAGAAGCGGGTACtgatccagcagctggagactgcCCTCGCTGAGTTGGAGGCAAAGCATGAAACATGTTCACAGATTACAAATGATCATGGCAGATAG